The Pocillopora verrucosa isolate sample1 chromosome 14, ASM3666991v2, whole genome shotgun sequence genome has a segment encoding these proteins:
- the LOC131769397 gene encoding uncharacterized protein, with amino-acid sequence MAGRILPFWVAVWLVISSIVVTIDALFVLLRPHTLPDGKWNFLFEPYNIFIEVDPRYKDLKDTFVIGQSFMNLLEMCLNIVILTMQNSSKDGLAVLLAFMVSTMTLSKTVFYFLVSSKLCSGHHFLSHNDWKTLVFLFIVPNGIWIVLPLLCMVATGQIMIDHMRNGQPSEEEHLKSQ; translated from the exons ATGGCTGGGCGAATTCTTCCATTTTGGGTAGCAGTTTGGCTCGTTATTTCAAGTATTGTGGTCACGATCGACGCTTTGTTTGTACTTTTACGACCCCATACACTACCAGATGGAAAATGGAACTTCCTTTTTGAACCAT aCAACATTTTCATCGAAGTTGATCCTAGGTACAAAGATCTGAAAGACACATTTGTCATTGGGCAAAGCTT CATGAATTTGTTGGAGATGTGTCTCAACATTGTCATTTTGACAATG CAAAACAGCAGCAAAGATGGATTGGCAGTGCTGCTTGCCTTCATGGTGAGCACAATGACATTATCCAAGACAGTGTTTTATTTCCTTGTCTCCAGCAAGTTGTGTAGCGGCCATCACTTTCTGAGCCACAATGATTGGAAGAcattagtttttttatttattgttccAAATGGTATCTGGATAGTTCTTCCCTTACTCTGTATGGTGGCCACAGGACAAATAATGATTGATCACATGAGAAATGGACAACCATCAGAAGAAGAACATCTGAAATCTCAGTAA
- the LOC131769387 gene encoding uncharacterized protein, with protein sequence MAGQNLPIWVVVWLFFSSIMVTIDALFVILRPHTLPGGKWNYLFLHYNIYIHVDKRYADVDDTFNYGQSFMNLVEMCLNVISLIMYNRGKVGLSVLVAFMVSTMTFSKTVFYFLVSSELCGGQHFVNHNDWKSAVFLYIIPNGIWILVPFLCMVTLGNIIVDHAGNGQPTGKKTKSY encoded by the exons ATGGCGGGGCAAAATCTTCCAATTTGGGTCGTTGTCTGGCTCTTTTTCTCAAGTATTATGGTCACAATCGACGCCTTGTTTGTGATTTTGCGACCCCATACACTACCGGGAGGAAAATGGAACTATCTCTTTCTGCATT ataATATTTACATTCACGTCGACAAAAGATACGCCGATGTAGATGACACTTTTAATTACGGACAAAGCTT CATGAATCTGGTGGAAATGTGTCTCAAtgtcatttctttaataatg taTAACAGGGGAAAAGTTGGACTATCAGTGTTGGTTGCCTTCATGGTGAGCACAATGACATTTTCCAAAACAGTATTCTACTTCCTCGTCTCTAGTGAGTTGTGTGGTGGACAACACTTTGTGAACCACAATGACTGGAAGTCTGCAGTGTTTTTATACATTATTCCAAATGGCATCTGGATACTTGTTCCCTTCCTCTGTATGGTGACCCTAGGAAATATTATAGTAGATCATGCAGGAAATGGACAACCAACagggaagaaaacaaaatcttatTAA
- the LOC131769386 gene encoding testis-expressed protein 26 isoform X1 yields the protein MTSTMAPRQIGCPIPHPPMRAWSEDQTLQLDESVVTPGFAYNIARYFPSGTQADKERCVELMEKIGVSPDPAMWYSRAPRSRTPVSPARPRSVPPQCARFPENSKPSYTKNPELFYMTTNKREFGATFGPPAENARPRTSKIFPSRSNNNSTTYQADFNAKNTKKEEGIRTGSSSGNRRNNPHPSEAFMTWKFSGRFPSVPAEDIDPEVMNEVCKDELKSTYHSDYTGIPQGVNVCTVFEGNLTPSLYKPPHTLDSTSRYSYQVPVVRHTLSANFTRFGCNRNKYKSAVGAVPTVSYNSPQMHLYGQTHYSRDYVDKSAVLKERSKYDQYAEIPRLDEYLKTAKPYERESLMQKLQSLATKDRRENRDPQWLSQWTGPV from the exons ATGACTTCAACAATGGCGCCGCGTCAAATTGGGTGTCCCATCCCGCATCCTCCCATGCGCGCTTGGAGCGAAGATCAAACTTTGCAG CTGGACGAATCTGTCGTAACACCCGGCTTCGCTTACAACATTGCGAGGTATTTTCCTTCGGGAACTCAGGCTGATAAAGAGAGGTGTGTAGAACTCATGGAGAAGATTGGAGTATCACCAGATCCAGCAATGTGGTATTCAAGAG CCCCTCGATCGCGGACTCCGGTATCTCCCGCGCGACCACGAAGCGTGCCGCCACAATGCGCTCGTTTCCCCGAGAACAGCAAACCAAGCTATACAAAAAACCCGGAGTTGTTCTACATGACAACCAATAAAAGGGAATTCGGAGCAACTTTCGGTCCGCCGGCAGAGAATGCAAG ACCAAGGACTTCCAAGATATTTCCAAGTAGAAGTAACAACAACTCCACAACATATCAGGCTGATTTTAATgcaaagaatacaaaaaaagaagaagggaTTCGCACAGGTAGCTCGTCTGGTAACAGAAGGAATAATCCACACCCCTCCGAG GCATTCATGACATGGAAATTCTCAGGCCGTTTTCCATCAGTCCCTGCTGAAGATATTGACCCAGAAGTAATGAATGAAGTGTGTAAAGATGAGCTTAAATCTACTTATCACAGTGATTACACAGGAATTCCACAAG gggtGAATGTTTGTACTGTGTTTGAGGGAAATCTTACTCCCTCTCTGTACAAACCTCCCCATACATTGGACTCCACCTCCCGGTACAGTTATCAGGTACCTGTTGTAAGGCATACATTATCAGCAAACTTTACACGTTTTGGGTGTAACAGGAACAAGTATAAGTCAGCTGTGGGTGCAG TTCCTACAGTATCCTACAATTCTCCCCAAATGCATCTTTATGGACAAACACATTACTCAAGAGATTATGTTGACAAGTCTGCTGTTCTTAAG gAAAGATCTAAATATGACCAGTATGCAGAAATTCCAAGATTGGATGAGTATTTAAAAACTGCAAAGCCATATG AAAGGGAAAGTTTGATGCAAAAATTACAGAGCTTAGCAACAAAAGACAGGCGAGAGAATCGTGACCCACAGTGGCTTTCACAATGGACAGGTCCCGTGTGA
- the LOC131769386 gene encoding testis-expressed protein 26 isoform X2, producing MTQVKDSRTCVLPKLDESVVTPGFAYNIARYFPSGTQADKERCVELMEKIGVSPDPAMWYSRAPRSRTPVSPARPRSVPPQCARFPENSKPSYTKNPELFYMTTNKREFGATFGPPAENARPRTSKIFPSRSNNNSTTYQADFNAKNTKKEEGIRTGSSSGNRRNNPHPSEAFMTWKFSGRFPSVPAEDIDPEVMNEVCKDELKSTYHSDYTGIPQGVNVCTVFEGNLTPSLYKPPHTLDSTSRYSYQVPVVRHTLSANFTRFGCNRNKYKSAVGAVPTVSYNSPQMHLYGQTHYSRDYVDKSAVLKERSKYDQYAEIPRLDEYLKTAKPYERESLMQKLQSLATKDRRENRDPQWLSQWTGPV from the exons ATGACACAAGTGAAAGATTCGCGTACATGCGTTTTGCCCAAA CTGGACGAATCTGTCGTAACACCCGGCTTCGCTTACAACATTGCGAGGTATTTTCCTTCGGGAACTCAGGCTGATAAAGAGAGGTGTGTAGAACTCATGGAGAAGATTGGAGTATCACCAGATCCAGCAATGTGGTATTCAAGAG CCCCTCGATCGCGGACTCCGGTATCTCCCGCGCGACCACGAAGCGTGCCGCCACAATGCGCTCGTTTCCCCGAGAACAGCAAACCAAGCTATACAAAAAACCCGGAGTTGTTCTACATGACAACCAATAAAAGGGAATTCGGAGCAACTTTCGGTCCGCCGGCAGAGAATGCAAG ACCAAGGACTTCCAAGATATTTCCAAGTAGAAGTAACAACAACTCCACAACATATCAGGCTGATTTTAATgcaaagaatacaaaaaaagaagaagggaTTCGCACAGGTAGCTCGTCTGGTAACAGAAGGAATAATCCACACCCCTCCGAG GCATTCATGACATGGAAATTCTCAGGCCGTTTTCCATCAGTCCCTGCTGAAGATATTGACCCAGAAGTAATGAATGAAGTGTGTAAAGATGAGCTTAAATCTACTTATCACAGTGATTACACAGGAATTCCACAAG gggtGAATGTTTGTACTGTGTTTGAGGGAAATCTTACTCCCTCTCTGTACAAACCTCCCCATACATTGGACTCCACCTCCCGGTACAGTTATCAGGTACCTGTTGTAAGGCATACATTATCAGCAAACTTTACACGTTTTGGGTGTAACAGGAACAAGTATAAGTCAGCTGTGGGTGCAG TTCCTACAGTATCCTACAATTCTCCCCAAATGCATCTTTATGGACAAACACATTACTCAAGAGATTATGTTGACAAGTCTGCTGTTCTTAAG gAAAGATCTAAATATGACCAGTATGCAGAAATTCCAAGATTGGATGAGTATTTAAAAACTGCAAAGCCATATG AAAGGGAAAGTTTGATGCAAAAATTACAGAGCTTAGCAACAAAAGACAGGCGAGAGAATCGTGACCCACAGTGGCTTTCACAATGGACAGGTCCCGTGTGA
- the LOC131769401 gene encoding uncharacterized protein — translation MLFCALRKGATRATMHLFYFVSLLLGVSILSGSPSLSLRADLKIIVVSRVNGTDNSTCWNETTVPCQTLNYALKHMSNSTFVRLRSEEYSYNLTEHFNFTGLREIGLIGDEEAVSVDCFQNGSLSFVGSENITLERILLRGCGGLHNSTTGDAFKKYARIPFLSAVYLSDCKDVIVNNFSIVQSPGIGLNMYDVGGEVRISYSRFESNQPLNSTPEDIAVAGGGVYIEFTLKSETNMSAFPSDLTKIPRTFDSNSTYIFHYCTFRDNLAKDQNFSTFIDNPHGNDHIPFGRGGGLSIFVKGVAQNNVIQITHCHFEDNYALWGGGIFVEFQDKVQNNTLEINNCNFTNNNATYAGGAIRSGTIAHSNHQQLLPNQVMNKGCLFTSNSAVLGGGVSHHGIGSLLKVENNKSLNIQFTKCHWTNNTATMGSAIGLAGEALIIGSQDLTSKGPRLVHSIILEDCNITNNRIVLTEDGDVIGQGAIYSYSVPVIFQGVVNIESNNNTAVVTENVMLHVVGNVTFRNNTGGQGGALGLYGTSVIMLMPDSNLKFFDNVALQQGGAIYVRDSGPPVVAFKTTELNTRPCFIAFNNTFSLEGVNKWKTRVIFKGNNALQSGGGKSVYASTLQGCRQAGQPRINNESLQWHNVIEYQDPDISAKEQISTDPVKIKLIESEWGVSPSEVFNASVELIDEKNSSVLGIVNLTITDNNDRTVKLGTTSNLFLIQGNSPKINNLHLLGKVYSKFKVQASTVAGRVVQFSFPKPLQLQFCHPGLEQKSGEYSCTCLKQLGISHCSDDFKFVFLKRGYWGGTRKEKKNEFSTYPCPPDYCHFAKHDPNFQYNPNTLCVKGRNGSSVLCGACKNNYSVNLGNENCTTKCDNTHLWLLVVFFIVTLFLVLVVLRIQLDIFTTYLNTWLYSYQVITFLLQEGQYLDRVIKFVIGIANWRIKGVGTCLFHGMNNLQKLGINYILPSYVLLLLLILAKVAKCRPTCYINRNVSRALCTLLVLCYTNITMISCNIIHYVPIQGRWVLYADGNIDFIRNWKEHLPFTIIACLWFILFVAFVPLVLLFTPWFMRHFKFLNNFRLFFDTFQQCFKDEYRWFAAFYFLCRIYILFIALFVPFSPLKRSILEVSCVLIVVTCLYLRPYKSNRNGNADYDWLNTLDAVLLTNLCFVVIFSSSIISDASLSVQRGLEKIVNVLAYVPLAYLLCLVCYYGWKYFCPRNLDFDHHRMEPEAASSTATGSTHQSQAKPI, via the coding sequence ATGTTATTTTGCGCATTGAGAAAGGGAGCGACCAGAGCCACAATgcatttgttttactttgtttcgCTTTTACTCGGTGTCTCCATTTTATCTGGATCTCCGTCTCTCTCGCTGCGTGCAGATTTGAAGATAATTGTGGTTTCTCGAGTCAATGGAACAGACAACAGCACGTGTTGGAATGAAACTACAGTTCCTTGTCAAACTTTGAACTACGCTTTGAAACATATGTCCAATTCGACTTTTGTGCGGCTACGATCAGAGGAGTATTCTTATAACCTAACGGAACATTTCAACTTTACTGGCTTACGAGAGATTGGATTAATTGGAGACGAAGAAGCTGTATCTgttgattgttttcaaaacGGAAGTCTCTCTTTCGTAGGGAGCGAAAACATCACGTTGGAAAGAATTTTGCTACGTGGTTGTGGAGGTTTGCATAACAGCACAACTGGTGATGCGTTTAAAAAGTATGCTCGCATACCATTCCTCTCGGCTGTTTATCTCTCTGACTGCAAGGACGTGATCGTAAATAACTTCAGTATTGTTCAAAGTCCTGGGATTGGCTTGAATATGTATGATGTAGGAGGTGAAGTTCGCATCTCGTATTCCCGGTTTGAAAGCAATCAACCACTCAATTCCACACCGGAGGATATAGCAGTTGCTGGAGGTGGTGTTTATATCGAGTTTACCTTAAAAAGCGAAACCAATATGTCAGCATTTCCTTCCGATTTAACGAAGATACCGCGTACATTTGATAGTAACAGCACTTACATCTTTCACTATTGCACATTCAGAGATAACCTTGCGAAAGATCagaatttttcaacttttattgACAACCCTCATGGGAATGATCATATTCCCTTTGGAAGGGGAGGAGGGTTGTCAATATTTGTGAAAGGTGTGGCACAAAATAACGTCATTCAGATAACTCACTGTCATTTTGAAGACAACTATGCCCTTTGGGGAGGGGGAATTTTCGTTGAGTTTCAAGATAAGGTGCAGAACAACActttagaaataaataattgcAATTTTACAAATAATAATGCTACCTACGCAGGCGGAGCCATCAGAAGTGGGACAATAGCACATAGTAACCATCAGCAGTTACTTCCAAACCAAGTGATGAACAAGGGCTGTTTGTTTACAAGTAACAGCGCAGTTCTTGGTGGCGGAGTCTCACATCATGGAATTGGCTCTTTGTTAAAAGTAGAGAATAACAAAAGCCTCAATATTCAATTCACAAAGTGTCACTGGACCAATAACACTGCAACAATGGGTTCTGCTATCGGCCTTGCAGGTGAGGCACTTATTATTGGCAGTCAGGATTTGACTTCGAAAGGACCCAGGCTTGTTCACAGCATCATTCTTGAAGACTGCAATATCACCAATAATCGAATTGTATTAACAGAAGATGGAGATGTCATTGGTCAAGGAGCAATTTATTCATACTCAGTCCCTGTCATCTTTCAGGGAGTTGTGAACATTGAGTCTAATAACAACACTGCAGTGGTTACTGAGAATGTTATGCTGCATGTTGTTGGTAATGTTACCTTCCGAAACAATACAGGAGGACAGGGTGGTGCATTAGGATTGTATGGCACTTCAGTTATAATGCTTATGCCGGACAGTAACCTTAAATTTTTTGACAATGTTGCACTGCAGCAAGGAGGAGCAATCTACGTTAGAGATTCTGGTCCACCTGTTGTGGCATTTAAGACAACTGAGCTGAATACACGGCCATGTTTTATTGCCTTTAACAACACCTTCAGTCTAGAGGGAGTCAATAAATGGAAAACCAGGGTAATTTTCAAGGGGAATAATGCTTTGCAAAGTGGCGGCGGGAAATCTGTTTATGCATCAACTCTCCAAGGATGTCGCCAAGCCGGACAACCTCGTATAAATAACGAATCTCTTCAGTGGCACAATGTTATTGAGTATCAAGATCCTGATATAAGCGCCAAAGAACAGATTTCTACTGATCCTGTGAAAATAAAACTCATTGAAAGTGAATGGGGGGTTTCTCCCAGTGAGGTTTTTAATGCTTCTGTGGAacttattgatgaaaaaaatagctCAGTGTTAGGAATTGTCAACTTAACCATCACTGACAACAATGATCGTACTGTGAAACTTGGTACCACTTCAAACCTGTTTCTTATTCAAGGTAATTCACCCAAAATTAACAACCTACACCTTTTAGGAAAGGTGTACAGCAAGTTCAAAGTGCAAGCCAGCACAGTTGCAGGTCGGGTTGTGCAATTTTCCTTTCCTAAGCCATTGCAATTACAATTTTGTCACCCTGGCTTGGAACAGAAGAGTGGTGAATACAGTTGTACATGTTTGAAACAGCTCGGTATTTCACATTGCAGTGATGATTTCAAATTTGTGTTCTTAAAAAGAGGATACTGGGGtggaacaagaaaagaaaagaaaaacgagTTCAGCACATACCCTTGTCCACCAGATTACTGTCATTTTGCTAAACATGATCCAAACTTTCAATACAACCCCAACACTCTATGTGTTAAAGGCCGCAATGGATCAAGTGTTCTTTGTGGGGCATGCAAAAACAACTACTCTGTAAACTTAGGAAATGAAAACTGTACAACAAAGTGTGACAACACCCATCTGTGGCTTCTTGTGGTATTTTTCATAGTGACACTATTCTTGGTATTGGTGGTGCTGCGTATCCAGTTGGACATCTTTACAACATATCTCAATACTTGGTTGTATTCCTACCAAGTAATTACATTTCTTCTTCAAGAGGGACAATACCTTGACCGTGTTATTAAATTTGTCATTGGCATTGCCAATTGGAGAATCAAAGGCGTTGGCACTTGTCTGTTTCATGGAATGAACAACCTTCAAAAACTTGGTATTAATTACATCCTTCCTTCATATGTTCTTCTGCTACTTCTTATTTTGGCCAAGGTTGCAAAGTGCCGCCCTACATGCTACATAAATAGGAATGTCTCGCGAGCCTTGTGCACTCTACTAGTTCTCTGCTATACGAATATTACAATGATTTCGTGCAACATCATTCACTATGTTCCCATACAAGGAAGATGGGTGCTCTATGCAGATGGTAACATTGACTTCATAAGAAATTGGAAGGAACACTTGCCATTCACTATCATTGCTTGCTTGTGGTTCATCCTTTTCGTTGCATTTGTACCATTGGTTCTTTTATTCACTCCCTGGTTCATGCggcattttaaatttttaaataatttcaggTTATTTTTTGACACCTTCCAGCAGTGCTTCAAAGATGAATACAGGTGGTTTGCGGCATTTTATTTCCTCTGCCGCATTTACATCTTGTTTATTGCTCTGTTTGTTCCATTCTCACCTTTGAAGAGATCCATCTTAGAGGTTTCCTGTGTCTTAATTGTGGTGACATGCCTCTACCTTCGGCCATACAAGAGTAACAGGAATGGCAATGCAGATTATGACTGGTTGAATACTCTTGATGCTGTGCTTCTCACAAACTTGTGTTTTGTGGTCATATTCAGCTCAAGCATCATCAGTGATGCCTCATTATCTGTTCAGAGAGGGCTAGAGAAAATTGTCAATGTCTTGGCTTATGTCCCACTTGCTTACCTTCTCTGCCTTGTCTGCTATTATGGATGGAAATACTTTTGTCCAAGGAACCTGGACTTTGATCATCATAGAATGGAACCAGAAGCTGCATCCTCGACTGCTACTGGAAGTACTCATCAAAGTCAGGCAAAGCCCATATAG